In Candidatus Krumholzibacteriota bacterium, one genomic interval encodes:
- a CDS encoding response regulator translates to MIDVLVVDDESEITEFMTDLLELNRCRVFSALRGEDAIDLARKNSFDIAFIDICLPGIDGVETMTSLMEIVPDARYILMTGACCEERIDEGINAGALRCLIKPFQIDDVLEFVAGSGANNCQT, encoded by the coding sequence TTGATAGATGTCCTCGTTGTAGACGATGAATCCGAAATTACTGAATTCATGACTGATCTGCTGGAACTTAACAGATGCAGGGTTTTTTCCGCTCTCAGGGGAGAGGATGCCATTGACCTTGCAAGAAAAAACAGTTTTGATATCGCCTTTATCGATATATGCCTTCCCGGCATTGATGGCGTAGAAACGATGACCAGCCTTATGGAGATCGTTCCTGACGCCAGATATATCCTCATGACGGGAGCCTGTTGCGAGGAGAGGATCGATGAAGGTATAAATGCCGGCGCGTTGAGATGCCTGATCAAACCTTTCCAGATCGACGATGTACTGGAATTCGTGGCAGGTAGCGGCGCGAATAACTGCCAGACGTGA